In the Candida orthopsilosis Co 90-125, chromosome 7 draft sequence genome, ATCGTCATCGGAATCACCAAATTATACGATAATTACCCTTAACTAGAGCAACCTACAATGAAAGCAATCGTGTATCACGGTAAAGATGACCTTAGATTCCACTCCGATTACCCCGAACCTGAAATTAATCACCCAGATGAAGTCAAAGTAAAGATTGATTATTGTGGTATCTGTGGCtctgatttgaaagagatCACCAGTGGAccattcttcttcaataaacCAGGATCCACAAACCCAATCTCTAACAAAAAGTTTCCAATGGTCATGGGGCATGAGTTGAGTGGTGAGGTGGTCGCAGTTGGTGGAAATGTTGACGATTTGGCAATTGGCGACAAGGTGGTGGTTGAAGTGACCGGAACGTGCAAAGACAAGGTACGCTTCGAAGACTCGCCCTCCAAGGATAAGGAATTTTGTGGTGCTTGCTTTGATGGTTACTACAACGCCTGTGATTCCTTGGCTTTAACAGGTCTTGGTTTCAGCGATGGTGGTTGCGCTGAATACCTTGTCACCAGCGGAGACAAAGTAGTAAAGTATGATGCTGATAAAATTCCCAGTGATGTTGCTGCTTTGGTTCAACCCTTAGCTGTTTCGTGGCATGCTGTTGGcgtttcaaaattcaagGAGGGGCAGGATGCTTTGATCTTAGGTGGTGGACCAATTGGGCTCACCACCATTTTTGCGTTGAAAGGTCACAAAGCTGGTAAAATCGTGGTCAGTGAACCTGCAGCTGCCAGACGCTTATTGGctgagaaattgaatgttgAAACGTTTGATCCAACTGGCAAATCCGTCGAGGAATGTATTGAGGCGTTAAGAGCTTTGTCGCCAGATAATAGGGGTTTTCATCATACGTTTGATTGCAGCGGGGTTCCAGCTACGTTTGAAACAAGTATCAAATGTCTTAGAATTAGAGGTACTGCCACCAATGTGGCTGTTTGGGCTCATAAACAAATCCCTTATTCTCCAATGCATACAACAATGCTGGAAAAAATTGTTACTGGATCCATTTGTTTTGTCAAGAaggattttgttgaagttgtgaGAAGTATTGAAGCTGGTGATATTTCGGTTGATGAACTaagattgatgattacTGATAAGGTTCCTTTGGAAGAgggtattgaaaaaggattCAATGAGTTATTGTATAACAAAGGTGATCAtattaaa is a window encoding:
- a CDS encoding Ife1 protein (S. cerevisiae homolog BDH2 localizes to cytoplasm, nucleus), with the protein product MKAIVYHGKDDLRFHSDYPEPEINHPDEVKVKIDYCGICGSDLKEITSGPFFFNKPGSTNPISNKKFPMVMGHELSGEVVAVGGNVDDLAIGDKVVVEVTGTCKDKVRFEDSPSKDKEFCGACFDGYYNACDSLALTGLGFSDGGCAEYLVTSGDKVVKYDADKIPSDVAALVQPLAVSWHAVGVSKFKEGQDALILGGGPIGLTTIFALKGHKAGKIVVSEPAAARRLLAEKLNVETFDPTGKSVEECIEALRALSPDNRGFHHTFDCSGVPATFETSIKCLRIRGTATNVAVWAHKQIPYSPMHTTMSEKIVTGSICFVKKDFVEVVRSIEAGDISVDELRLMITDKVPLEEGIEKGFNELLYNKGDHIKILFTNN